The Candidatus Neomarinimicrobiota bacterium DNA window CAATACCTCCTGACAAAATTTTCCCACTATGAGGAACCACAGCATTATGTGCTCTGGCAAGTCGGGTAATACTATCGAGTAGAATCACCACATCAAACTTTAACTCAACCATTCGTTTTGCTTTCTGTAATACCATCTCAGCTACCTGTACATGCCTCTCTGGTGGTTCATCAAAAGTTGAACTAACCACCTCTGCTTTAACGGACCTTTCCATATCGGTAACTTCTTCCGGTCTTTCATCGATTAGTAATACAATTAATATTATTTCTGGATGATTAGCAGTTATACTATTTGCAATATGCTGTAACAGCGTTGTTTTACCCGTCTTTGGCTGTGCTACAATTAGCCCCCTTTGCCCTTTCCCAATTGGACACAACAAATCCATAATTCTCATCGATATATTATCAGAGTCCATCTCCAATCTGATTCTTTCCATCGGATATAATGGTGTCAGATTATCAAAAGGAATTTTATTTTTTACCAATTCAGGATCCATCCAATTAACAGCCTCAACTTTTAAAAGAGCAAAAAACTTTTCATTATCCTTTGGTGGTCTTATTTCACCAGATACTATATGCCCAGTCTGAAGATTAAATCTTTTAATCTGTGAAGGAGAAATATATATATCATCGGGGCCAGGTAAATAACTCTGCTTCTCCGAGCGAAGAAAACCATACCCTTCATCAGTAACTTCAAGAATGCCAGTAGCAAAAAGTCGACCTTCATTTGAGGCTTTTGCCTGCAGTATTTTTAACGCAAGTTCATGTCTGTTTACCTCATCGGAACCATTAACACCAAATTTTCTAGCAAGCTCGATCAGTTCACGTGTTTTCATCAAATTCAATTTATTGATGGTAATTTCTTCTTCCATTCTATTCCACTCTCCCCTTTTTTACTTAAATTAGTTTAAAAATGCAAAAAGATTAGTTATTCTTTGCGTTTGCCCGGATTGCACTATATACATCATTCGCTATATAGTGACTTCCCGTAATTAATAAAACTCGCTCATCTCTTATTGAAAGACTTCTTAAAAATGCCCCTATATTCTTCAATTCAGAAATTCCAGCTGTAAAATTCAATAAACGTTCTAATCTAGGTTTGAGTTCATTAAAAGTATAAAATCCATTAAAATTCGATATAATATATACATTACCATTCACTTTTACAAGTCTTTTAAGTATGAGGTCTATATTTTTTGTTTTTTTTACAGCCATGATAATGTCAATCTTTTTGTCAGGGAAAACTTCTTTAAGTGTGTTAAGGACACTGTCAAAACCTGATTCATTGTGAGCAACATCATAATATATAAGAGGATTTTTATTTAATAACTCAAGCCTAGCTTTCCAGTTTATTTCCTCCATCCCTTTTTTTAATATATCTTCATTAAATTCACAAAAACCATTTCTAGAAAGGCTTTCTAAGGCAGCTAAGGAAGCTTTAAGATTATCCACTTGATGTTTACCAATTAAAGGGAATTTCACACTTTTCACATTTTTATTATCGGTTATTATATCGACAACTTGAAATGAAGGCTCAATTTTACAGACCTTTACTTTTATAATATCCGGAGCATAAACATATTTAAAATTACTTTCCTTACATTTTTTAAT harbors:
- the rho gene encoding transcription termination factor Rho, whose protein sequence is MEEEITINKLNLMKTRELIELARKFGVNGSDEVNRHELALKILQAKASNEGRLFATGILEVTDEGYGFLRSEKQSYLPGPDDIYISPSQIKRFNLQTGHIVSGEIRPPKDNEKFFALLKVEAVNWMDPELVKNKIPFDNLTPLYPMERIRLEMDSDNISMRIMDLLCPIGKGQRGLIVAQPKTGKTTLLQHIANSITANHPEIILIVLLIDERPEEVTDMERSVKAEVVSSTFDEPPERHVQVAEMVLQKAKRMVELKFDVVILLDSITRLARAHNAVVPHSGKILSGGIDANALHKPKRFFGSARNIEEGGSLTIIATALIDTGSRMDDVIFEEFKGTGNMELVLDRRLSDRRIFPSIDINRSGTRKEELLLSQMELQRVWILRKLLNEMNPIEAMEFLIDKMKKTKNNREFLKTMNQ
- a CDS encoding bifunctional folylpolyglutamate synthase/dihydrofolate synthase, which gives rise to MDKTIQYLFNLRPEVIKPGLDRIRKLLDYLGNPERKFHSIHVAGTNGKGSVCAILHSVLKEAGYKTGRYTSPHLLRFNERIVVGNKMIGDSYIIDFINSIKNKVERIDASFFEVTTALAFKYFAENNIDVAVIEVGMGGRWDATNVVNPIVSIITSISRDHQEYLGDKLLNIAMEKFGIVKSGVNVVFSRQHPRIKSYFIKKCKESNFKYVYAPDIIKVKVCKIEPSFQVVDIITDNKNVKSVKFPLIGKHQVDNLKASLAALESLSRNGFCEFNEDILKKGMEEINWKARLELLNKNPLIYYDVAHNESGFDSVLNTLKEVFPDKKIDIIMAVKKTKNIDLILKRLVKVNGNVYIISNFNGFYTFNELKPRLERLLNFTAGISELKNIGAFLRSLSIRDERVLLITGSHYIANDVYSAIRANAKNN